Proteins from a single region of Allofrancisella inopinata:
- a CDS encoding PhoH family protein → MNKTQFVLEPYNYDSMMLLCGDLDENIRAIENYFHVEIKHRADEFEISSESSANNTQAKRFIKSCYAEILAGNTELDLEQITTILNATAKEKPSQVKARRSSDEAEVQLRSKKLKARTSNQATYLDNIKTNFVTFGVGPAGTGKTYLAIACAVAAYERGEVRRIVLVRPAVEAGEKLGFLPGDLAQKIDPYLRPMYDALFDFMGVEKVTKLIEKQAIEIAPLAYMRGRTINDSFIVLDESQNTTKEQMKMFLTRIGFNTTAVITGDITQIDLPKSVTSGLKHALSILTDIEGVAISYLKSVDIVRHQIVQKIVNAYDKYEENTNHG, encoded by the coding sequence ATGAATAAAACTCAGTTTGTTTTAGAACCATACAACTATGATTCCATGATGCTACTCTGTGGCGATCTTGATGAAAATATCCGAGCTATTGAAAATTATTTTCATGTTGAAATAAAACACCGTGCCGATGAGTTTGAGATTTCTAGTGAATCTAGTGCAAATAATACTCAAGCTAAAAGGTTTATCAAATCATGCTATGCTGAAATATTAGCTGGAAATACAGAGTTAGATTTAGAGCAAATAACTACTATCTTAAATGCTACAGCTAAAGAAAAACCTTCTCAAGTTAAGGCAAGAAGATCTTCAGATGAAGCTGAAGTGCAACTTAGAAGTAAAAAACTAAAAGCGAGAACTTCTAACCAAGCTACATACCTAGATAATATTAAAACCAACTTTGTAACATTTGGAGTAGGTCCTGCTGGTACAGGTAAAACTTATTTAGCTATAGCATGTGCAGTTGCTGCTTATGAACGTGGTGAAGTACGAAGAATAGTGCTAGTCCGCCCTGCTGTAGAAGCTGGTGAGAAACTAGGGTTTCTTCCTGGCGATTTAGCTCAAAAAATAGACCCTTACTTACGTCCTATGTATGACGCTTTATTTGACTTTATGGGCGTTGAAAAAGTTACTAAACTTATCGAGAAACAAGCTATTGAAATAGCTCCTTTAGCCTATATGCGTGGACGAACTATTAATGATTCTTTTATAGTGTTAGATGAAAGTCAAAACACTACCAAAGAACAAATGAAAATGTTTTTAACTAGAATAGGCTTTAACACTACTGCTGTAATTACAGGAGACATTACACAAATAGATTTACCAAAAAGTGTTACTTCAGGTTTAAAACATGCTCTTTCAATTCTTACAGATATAGAGGGTGTCGCTATTAGCTACTTAAAATCTGTTGATATAGTTAGACATCAAATAGTACAAAAAATTGTCAACGCCTATGATAAGTATGAAGAGAATACAAACCATGGATAG
- a CDS encoding HlyC/CorC family transporter has translation MTDNNSHDQLKKDKSPFIKKLTSSIFTIKDEEDLINAITKATNNEVIDKTSQNMLLGAIKISSLDVGDIMVSHTKIVAVDMSMSINEILEKTILSSHTRLPVYCENKTEVLGVLHAKDLLKLIFDVEIQGYTKTHLESEDIKNILRPAIFIPETKKLNSMLKDFKNSQNHIAIVVDEYGAISGLITIEDILEEIVGDIEDEFDTINENITKIADNSFLVEATTAIEDFNEYFNTSIDDENDFDTIAGMIIQTLEYLPKKGESIVVEDFKFTIQEADNRKIIKILVEKSKK, from the coding sequence ATGACGGATAATAATAGTCACGATCAGCTTAAAAAAGATAAAAGCCCTTTCATCAAAAAGCTTACTTCAAGTATCTTTACTATTAAAGATGAAGAAGACCTAATTAACGCAATTACTAAAGCTACAAATAATGAGGTTATAGATAAAACCTCACAAAATATGCTATTAGGCGCTATAAAAATTTCTTCTCTTGATGTGGGAGATATCATGGTATCTCATACTAAAATAGTGGCGGTAGATATGTCTATGAGTATAAATGAGATTTTAGAAAAGACTATCCTCTCAAGCCATACACGTTTGCCTGTTTATTGCGAAAATAAAACAGAGGTATTAGGTGTATTACATGCTAAAGACTTATTAAAACTAATTTTTGACGTGGAAATACAAGGATATACTAAAACACACCTTGAGTCTGAAGACATAAAAAATATACTTCGACCTGCTATTTTCATTCCTGAAACAAAAAAACTTAACTCTATGTTAAAAGATTTTAAAAATAGTCAAAACCATATAGCTATAGTAGTCGATGAATACGGAGCAATCTCAGGATTGATAACTATAGAAGATATTTTAGAAGAAATAGTCGGTGATATTGAGGATGAGTTTGATACTATCAATGAAAATATAACTAAAATAGCAGACAATTCATTCTTAGTTGAAGCTACCACTGCAATTGAGGATTTTAATGAGTATTTCAATACCTCTATAGATGATGAGAATGACTTTGATACTATTGCTGGGATGATCATCCAAACTCTTGAATACCTTCCTAAAAAAGGCGAAAGCATAGTTGTTGAAGACTTCAAATTTACTATACAAGAAGCTGATAACCGTAAAATAATAAAAATTCTAGTAGAAAAATCTAAAAAATAA
- the lnt gene encoding apolipoprotein N-acyltransferase encodes MKKNILNLILATLSGSLLTLAFAPFRIDIIAIVALCIFFYLLNKCSKLTSSFLISAFFGFGFFGTSISWVYISIHLFTNSVAAGIVAAIALVILLSFLHTIPFGIGSYLLTKKSNNFIKLLIYPALWTLFEVVKANLLWGGFPWVSLGYSQTESPLIWYANVGGVYFVTYIIALISALIVLYLFNKTKDIRKTSLIFSAIALIYIGGYIISKSQPNIQTNKVQKVVLVQGDFIQGFKWNQDNFIKMQAYYKSIASKYQNSLIILSENALPDYRQYQHLYFEELTKIANQNNNAILIGSLSIENSKIYNSSTILGKGKGIYNKHHLVPFGEYFPIKFFGYIDSVGLSNFNAGTRIQPIMQAFDYPLANFICYEIGYPEQVRDQLQGARLISVISDDSWFGDSIARDQQLQISQVRAIETSKYVLATTSNGITAIIDPSGVIVKELPKDTQATLESEIYLNDFETIWLKIGMSLIFLVIGISIVFVTIFKIIKERFY; translated from the coding sequence ATGAAAAAAAATATCCTTAACTTAATATTAGCTACCTTAAGCGGTAGCCTACTTACTCTTGCGTTTGCTCCTTTTCGCATAGATATTATTGCGATAGTAGCATTATGTATTTTCTTCTACTTATTGAATAAATGCTCTAAACTCACGAGCAGCTTTTTGATATCAGCTTTCTTTGGTTTCGGTTTTTTTGGCACAAGTATTTCTTGGGTTTATATAAGTATACATTTATTTACCAACTCAGTTGCAGCTGGCATAGTTGCAGCTATAGCTTTGGTTATTTTATTAAGTTTTTTACATACTATTCCATTTGGCATAGGTAGCTATCTTTTAACAAAAAAATCGAACAACTTTATAAAATTATTAATCTATCCAGCTTTATGGACATTATTTGAAGTAGTAAAAGCTAACTTACTATGGGGAGGTTTTCCTTGGGTATCTCTTGGTTATTCACAAACAGAATCACCTTTAATATGGTATGCTAATGTTGGTGGTGTGTATTTTGTTACATATATTATTGCTTTAATTTCGGCACTTATAGTTTTATACCTATTTAACAAAACTAAAGATATAAGAAAAACTAGTCTTATTTTTAGTGCTATAGCTTTAATATACATAGGTGGTTATATTATTTCTAAAAGCCAACCTAACATCCAAACTAATAAAGTCCAAAAAGTAGTTCTAGTTCAAGGTGATTTCATTCAAGGATTTAAGTGGAATCAAGATAACTTTATTAAAATGCAAGCTTACTATAAAAGCATTGCAAGTAAATATCAAAATTCTTTAATTATACTGTCAGAAAATGCCCTGCCTGATTATCGTCAATATCAACACTTATATTTTGAGGAATTAACAAAAATAGCAAACCAAAATAATAACGCTATATTAATAGGTTCACTAAGTATTGAAAACTCGAAAATCTATAATAGTTCTACAATATTAGGTAAAGGCAAAGGTATATATAATAAACACCACTTAGTACCATTTGGAGAATATTTTCCGATTAAGTTTTTTGGTTACATAGATAGTGTTGGTCTTAGCAATTTTAATGCTGGTACAAGGATTCAACCTATAATGCAAGCTTTTGACTATCCTTTGGCTAACTTTATCTGCTATGAAATCGGTTACCCTGAACAAGTTCGTGACCAACTACAAGGTGCTAGACTAATATCCGTAATAAGTGATGACTCATGGTTTGGCGACTCTATAGCTCGAGACCAGCAATTACAAATATCTCAAGTCAGAGCAATAGAAACATCCAAATATGTATTAGCTACTACTAGTAATGGTATAACCGCCATCATTGACCCTAGTGGTGTTATTGTTAAAGAGCTTCCTAAAGATACTCAAGCTACTTTAGAATCAGAAATTTATCTTAATGATTTTGAAACAATTTGGTTAAAAATTGGTATGTCTTTAATATTTTTGGTTATTGGAATTAGTATAGTTTTTGTAACAATATTTAAAATCATAAAGGAGCGCTTTTACTAA
- the ybeY gene encoding rRNA maturation RNase YbeY: MDSLDLNIINDDEYPIPTNQILLNCFELVAQRHNVKAASVNLNVVSDEEIKSINKQFRNKDKPTNIISFEFEKPQGLPDGVIENFLGDIVIAPNVLDKEAKEQHKNLENHWCHIFIHGLLHLLGYDHQNDTDANIMENLEIELLDKLNIPNPYLIRE, encoded by the coding sequence ATGGATAGTTTAGATCTAAATATTATCAATGACGATGAATACCCCATACCAACCAATCAGATCTTATTAAACTGCTTTGAGCTTGTTGCACAACGTCATAATGTCAAAGCTGCTAGCGTTAATCTAAACGTTGTCTCAGATGAAGAAATAAAAAGTATAAATAAGCAATTTCGTAATAAAGATAAACCAACAAATATAATATCATTTGAATTTGAGAAACCCCAAGGGCTACCAGATGGCGTTATAGAAAATTTTCTAGGAGATATAGTTATAGCTCCAAATGTATTAGATAAAGAAGCTAAAGAACAACACAAAAATTTGGAAAATCATTGGTGTCATATTTTTATTCATGGTTTATTACATTTACTAGGATACGATCACCAAAATGACACCGATGCTAATATAATGGAAAACTTGGAAATTGAGCTACTAGATAAATTGAATATACCAAACCCATATCTTATAAGAGAGTAA